Proteins found in one Mytilus trossulus isolate FHL-02 unplaced genomic scaffold, PNRI_Mtr1.1.1.hap1 h1tg000233l__unscaffolded, whole genome shotgun sequence genomic segment:
- the LOC134701152 gene encoding probable serine/threonine-protein kinase pats1 — protein sequence MIVGKESTGKTCLLKRLLKEDISNVTSTDGVDTVVRRCKINIADGSWIIGKDIDDDKVDRIKRALSPLVMQDDSTTQSKVNLYKNNDKKILVLPEDLLSNVFSTPTVNTTSNQYALCELWDFAGQKEFYATHQAFLTSSAVYLVVANMEDDIRKQGLGQCFADYQNIGEYVDFWFDSIHCHRTTDKRARNMHLDPPIILVFTGKDKYDKEADLKKRKKELNDQLDQVLGLQSKYHHLHKKWYLSNLTDTDEEFVKLQHAISETARKMDNWGNAFPLKWILLEHLIEINKNDGKNIINLNDMSKLAKHHDINILEKDELLLFLRFQHNVGNIIFFENIPDLIILKPQWLADAFRCLVSDRIDDSSLHYLEDWTLFTRQGKISESLITKLFETKDGSQFLGQKNNLHKVMEKLDILVKIENSNYYIMPSQMPSSTFEDICREFGILTPKCERTSWLCFKFIFLPPSFFNHISAWFIKEYIPSNVASDSTSVALYRGICVFDIDRSGVTKILVTMSTDTIALQVLSFSEKTQTFG from the exons ATGATAGTTGGGAAGGAATCGACTGGTAAAACATGCCTCTTGAAAAGATTATTGAAGGAAGACATATCTAATGTTACCAGTACAGATGGTGTTGATACTGTTGTTCGTAGATGCAAAATCAACATAGCAGATGGATCATGGATAATCGGAAAAG atattgATGATGATAAGGTTGACCGGATAAAAAGAGCACTCAGTCCATTGGTAATGCAAGACGATTCCACCACCCAGTCAAAggtaaatctttataaaaataatgataagaaAATATTGGTATTACCTGAGGATTTACTTTCGAATGTGTTTTCTACGCCAACAGTGAATACTACTTCAAACCAGTATGCATTATGTGAATTATGGGACTTTGCAGGACAAAAGGAATTTTATGCTACACATCAAGCATTTTTGACAAGCAGTGCAGTATACCTTGTAGTTGCAAATATGGAAGACGACATACGTAAACAAGGATTAGGGCAGTGTTTTGCTGATTATCAGAACATTGGAG AGTATGTTGATTTTTGGTTTGATTCTATCCATTGTCATCGAACGACCGACAAGCGAGCTAGGAATATGCACTTAGATCCTCCAATTATATTAGTTTTCACTGGAAAAGATAAATATGACAAAGAG GCAGAtttaaagaagagaaaaaaggAACTTAATGATCAACTAGACCAAGTTCTTGGATTACAAAGCAAATATCATCACTTGCACAAAAAATGGTATCTGTCAAATTTGACAGATACTGACGAAGAATTTGTAAAGTTGCAACATGCAATATCCGAGACTGCAAGGAAAATGGATAATTGGGGTAATGCTTTTCCCTTAAAATGGATTCTATTAGAACATTtgatagaaatcaataaaaacgatggtaaaaatattattaatttaaatgacATGTCCAAACTTGCTAAACATCACGATATTAATATACTGGAAAAAGATGAACTGCTGTTGTTTCTTCGATTTCAGCATAACGTAGGgaacattattttctttgaaaatataccggatttgataattttaaaacctCAGTGGCTAGCAGATGCATTCCGATGTTTAGTCTCAGACAGAATTGATGACAGCAGCTTGCATTACCTTGAAGACTGGACACTGTTTACACGACAAGGCAAAATCAGTGAATCGTTAATAACAAAACTTTTCGAAACAAAAGATGGAAGTCAGTTTTTaggacaaaaaaacaatttacataaaGTTATGGAAAAACTTGACATATTAGTCAAAATTGAGAActcaaattattatataatgcCCAGCCAAATGCCGTCTTCCACGTTTGAAGACATATGTAGAGAATTTGGCATTCTAACACCAAAATGTGAAAGGACTTCCTGGctttgtttcaaatttatatttcttccaCCTTCATTCTTTAACCATATCTCTGCCTGGTTTATCAAAGAGTACATTCCTAGCAACGTGGCTAGTGATAGTACATCAGTCGCTTTATACCGTGGTATTTGTGTTTTTGACATTGATAGATCTGGTGTTACAAAGATACTAGTTACCATGTCGACTGATACAATTGCTCTCCAGGTTTTGTCGTTTTCCGAAAAG ACTCAAACATTTGGATAA